The following coding sequences are from one Halorubrum sp. BOL3-1 window:
- a CDS encoding alpha/beta fold hydrolase, with amino-acid sequence MTRRNPINRTQRRLARPARERFATRAVAFDVDGATCRGTLYLPGGDTDDPPVVVMAPGLGAERTFGYPAVAERFADAGYAALLFDHPEFGDSDGDSQTIDLARQRAAYAAAIDRAERVDAVGDDLVLWGASLSAAHALALAAERRDVDAVVGLVPMLDGRAIAVRRGGRFLARAAAAGLRDLIGHRVGRGRTVPIAGGTEECAAITEPGTKRKYIDLVDRESAWRNETPARSLLGLARYRPVTRLDGVRAPTLLLAGTDDAIVDANAVAAAGERLDRGTVVSMPADRFSVLGEDFEGAIGHQLSFLKDALE; translated from the coding sequence GTGACCCGCCGAAACCCGATCAACCGGACGCAGCGCCGGCTCGCGCGTCCCGCCCGAGAGCGGTTCGCCACCCGAGCGGTCGCGTTCGACGTCGACGGCGCGACCTGTCGCGGGACGCTGTACCTGCCCGGCGGCGACACCGACGATCCCCCGGTCGTCGTGATGGCGCCCGGACTCGGCGCCGAGCGCACGTTCGGCTACCCCGCCGTCGCGGAGCGGTTCGCCGACGCGGGCTACGCCGCCCTGCTCTTCGACCACCCGGAGTTCGGGGACTCCGACGGCGACTCGCAGACGATCGACTTGGCTCGACAGCGCGCGGCGTACGCGGCCGCGATCGACCGCGCGGAGCGCGTCGACGCCGTCGGCGACGACCTCGTGCTGTGGGGCGCGTCGCTGTCGGCCGCGCACGCCCTCGCGCTCGCCGCGGAGCGGCGCGACGTCGACGCGGTCGTCGGGCTGGTTCCGATGCTCGACGGTCGCGCGATCGCGGTGCGACGCGGCGGGCGGTTCCTCGCGCGCGCCGCCGCCGCGGGGCTCCGCGACCTGATCGGTCACCGAGTCGGTCGCGGGCGCACCGTCCCCATCGCGGGCGGCACCGAGGAGTGCGCGGCGATCACGGAACCCGGAACCAAACGGAAGTACATCGATCTGGTCGACCGCGAGTCGGCGTGGCGCAACGAGACGCCCGCGCGGTCGCTGCTCGGACTCGCCCGCTACCGGCCCGTCACGCGGCTCGACGGGGTCCGCGCCCCGACGCTCCTCTTGGCCGGCACCGACGATGCCATCGTCGACGCCAACGCCGTCGCGGCGGCCGGCGAGCGACTCGACCGCGGCACCGTCGTCTCGATGCCCGCCGACCGCTTCTCGGTGCTGGGCGAGGATTTCGAGGGCGCGATCGGCCACCAGTTGTCGTTCCTCAAAGACGCGCTGGAGTGA
- a CDS encoding DUF4013 domain-containing protein produces MLTAAATALKRTDDAAGTVLVGGSLTLLAWVLIPLWLGGVLLVSPVFIAAAPAALAPWLVARGYFVRVTRGAVDAGNTADAPPLVAWGELVRDGIKSALLSAALLAPLAGGLAVTGVVVAALVAGPVDPASVAAAVESALGPNGPAAVAAVAVGGIVALVGAYLLAFAYVRPAALAAFAASGRLRDGLSPRTVTGVAATGSYATGWTLGVGALAVGYAVAAPTAPLLVGVALAFAVRVVAYGLYGRGAADALAGAPTADAAPRPDDEASRDDARSSARTARRAGVTSGVGAADDPGQARDESPIPAVSGDGGRPMRNEPPAAVQVGRAVPVGDGRDARDSRDAVGDGRDAGDGDSDARDDGPDADPQGGFEWGPRLNDAEDEG; encoded by the coding sequence ATGCTCACCGCGGCCGCGACGGCGCTGAAGCGAACCGACGACGCCGCAGGGACCGTCCTCGTCGGCGGGTCGCTGACCCTGCTCGCGTGGGTCCTGATCCCGCTGTGGCTCGGCGGCGTCCTCCTCGTCAGTCCGGTGTTCATCGCGGCGGCCCCGGCCGCGCTCGCGCCGTGGCTCGTCGCCCGCGGGTACTTCGTCCGCGTGACGCGCGGCGCGGTCGACGCCGGGAACACGGCGGACGCGCCGCCGCTCGTCGCGTGGGGAGAGTTAGTCCGTGACGGTATCAAATCCGCACTGCTGTCGGCGGCGCTGCTCGCACCGCTCGCCGGCGGCCTCGCGGTCACCGGCGTCGTCGTCGCGGCGCTCGTCGCCGGCCCGGTCGATCCGGCGTCGGTCGCGGCCGCCGTCGAATCGGCGCTCGGTCCGAACGGTCCGGCGGCGGTCGCCGCGGTCGCCGTCGGTGGGATTGTCGCGCTCGTCGGCGCGTACCTCCTCGCGTTCGCGTACGTCCGCCCGGCGGCGCTGGCCGCGTTCGCGGCCTCCGGTCGGCTCAGAGACGGACTCAGTCCCCGGACGGTGACCGGCGTCGCGGCGACCGGGTCGTACGCCACCGGATGGACGCTCGGCGTCGGAGCGCTCGCGGTCGGCTACGCCGTCGCCGCGCCCACGGCGCCGCTGCTCGTCGGCGTCGCGCTCGCGTTCGCCGTGCGCGTCGTCGCCTACGGCCTTTACGGGCGAGGCGCGGCAGACGCCTTAGCCGGGGCGCCGACGGCGGACGCGGCCCCCCGGCCGGACGACGAGGCGAGCCGCGACGACGCGCGGTCGAGCGCCCGAACGGCTCGGCGCGCGGGCGTGACTTCCGGCGTCGGCGCCGCGGACGACCCCGGCCAGGCGCGCGACGAGTCACCGATACCCGCCGTGTCGGGCGACGGCGGGCGGCCGATGCGGAACGAACCGCCGGCCGCGGTCCAAGTCGGTCGCGCAGTTCCGGTCGGCGACGGCCGCGACGCCCGTGACAGCCGCGACGCCGTCGGTGACGGTCGCGACGCCGGCGACGGTGATTCTGACGCCCGTGACGACGGTCCCGACGCCGACCCGCAGGGCGGCTTCGAGTGGGGACCGCGCCTGAACGACGCGGAAGACGAGGGTTGA
- a CDS encoding mRNA surveillance protein pelota, with translation MRISERRYGEEGRERLTLVPENVDDLWHLAHVLEPGDLVEGDTTRRIQRNDDQMRDTGGQREHIFVTLDVEDVEFARFANRLRVSGIIVGCSREDQLNAHHTLNVEEHDEITVEKHFKPDQTERLEEATEAAENPDVAIATVEEGAAFVHTVQQYGTEEYASFTKPTGKGEYSRPREELFSELGDALAHLDADAVILAGPGFTKQDARDYIDEEYRDLSDRVTTVDTSAVGDRGVHEVLKRGAVDEVQKETRISKEASLIDELTENIATGAKATYGPDDTAEAAEFGAVETLLVVDERLRTERQGDGDWTIDVNEVIESVEQQGGDVVVFSSEFAPGEQLSNLGGIAAVLRYRLQ, from the coding sequence ATGCGCATCTCCGAGCGGAGGTACGGCGAGGAGGGCCGGGAACGGCTCACGCTGGTCCCCGAGAACGTGGACGACCTCTGGCACCTCGCGCACGTCCTCGAACCCGGGGACCTCGTCGAGGGCGACACCACCCGACGGATCCAGCGGAACGACGACCAGATGCGGGACACCGGCGGGCAGCGCGAGCACATCTTCGTCACGCTCGACGTCGAGGACGTGGAGTTCGCGCGGTTCGCCAACCGCCTCCGCGTGTCGGGGATCATCGTCGGCTGCTCTCGGGAGGACCAGCTCAACGCCCACCACACGCTCAACGTCGAGGAACACGACGAGATCACGGTGGAGAAACACTTCAAGCCGGACCAGACGGAGCGGCTCGAAGAGGCCACCGAGGCCGCGGAGAACCCCGACGTCGCGATCGCGACCGTCGAGGAGGGGGCCGCGTTCGTCCACACCGTCCAGCAGTACGGCACCGAGGAGTACGCCTCGTTCACGAAGCCGACCGGGAAGGGCGAGTACTCCCGTCCCCGCGAGGAGCTGTTCTCCGAGCTGGGCGACGCGCTCGCGCACCTCGACGCCGACGCGGTCATCCTCGCGGGTCCCGGCTTCACCAAGCAGGACGCCCGCGACTACATCGACGAGGAGTACCGGGACCTGTCCGACCGAGTCACCACGGTCGACACCTCCGCGGTCGGCGACCGCGGCGTCCACGAGGTGCTCAAGCGCGGCGCGGTCGACGAGGTTCAAAAAGAGACCCGGATCTCGAAGGAGGCGAGCCTCATCGACGAGCTGACCGAGAACATCGCGACGGGCGCGAAGGCGACCTACGGCCCCGACGACACCGCCGAGGCGGCCGAGTTCGGCGCGGTCGAGACGCTGCTCGTCGTCGACGAGCGGCTCCGCACCGAGCGCCAGGGCGACGGCGACTGGACGATCGACGTCAACGAGGTGATCGAGTCGGTCGAACAGCAGGGCGGCGACGTCGTCGTGTTCTCCTCGGAGTTCGCGCCCGGCGAGCAGCTGTCGAACCTCGGCGGCATCGCCGCGGTCCTCCGGTACCGGCTACAGTAG
- the infB gene encoding translation initiation factor IF-2 yields MTDHTHADTLRTPIVAVLGHVDHGKTSLLDTIRGSAVSEGEAGAITQHIGATDIPLDTISGMAGELIDPSDFDLPGLLFIDTPGHHSFSTLRARGGALADIAVLVVDVNDGFQPQTEEAIDILRRTGTPFVVAANKVDTTPGWNPQDGDPIQRSMEAQSERAKSMLDEHLYEIIGQLSDAGFSADLYWRVQDFQKNIGVVPLSALTGEGVPDLLTVLMGLSQRFMKEEMAIDVQGPGEGTVLEVKDERGFGATIDTVVYDGVIRNGDTVVVGGQDEPIVTEIRALLRPQPLAEIRTEKQFEKVGEIGAAAGVKIAAPDLDRAMAGAPVRVVRDRTVEDVIEEVKAELAEIEVDTAENGVVVKADTLGSLEAMANALREAEVPILRAEVGDIAPRDIAVAETANQDEHKAILGFNVDLLQNAESDLENADVKLFKNEVIYQLVQDYERYVEEKQRAQQETVLDKVVRPARFRILPDHTFRQNDPAVVGVEVIAGTLQNNRNVGCFEGNEFDRVGGLSGIQKQGEDVDEARSGERVSIAIDGPTVGRDIEEGDTLWTEVPEKHAKILEQELKEDITADEREALSGYLDTRRKRDPFWGK; encoded by the coding sequence ATGACCGACCACACACACGCGGACACCCTGCGAACCCCCATCGTCGCCGTGCTGGGCCACGTCGACCACGGCAAGACGAGCCTGCTCGACACGATCCGCGGCTCCGCCGTCAGCGAGGGCGAGGCCGGCGCGATAACCCAACACATCGGGGCGACGGACATCCCGCTCGACACCATCTCCGGGATGGCCGGCGAGCTGATCGACCCGTCAGACTTCGATCTGCCCGGCCTGCTTTTCATCGACACGCCGGGCCACCACTCCTTCTCGACGCTGCGCGCCCGCGGTGGCGCGCTCGCCGACATCGCGGTGCTGGTCGTCGACGTCAACGACGGCTTCCAGCCGCAGACGGAGGAGGCGATAGACATCCTCCGCCGGACGGGAACTCCCTTTGTCGTCGCGGCCAACAAGGTCGACACGACGCCCGGCTGGAACCCGCAGGACGGCGATCCGATCCAGCGGAGCATGGAGGCCCAGTCCGAGCGCGCGAAATCCATGCTCGACGAGCACCTCTACGAGATCATCGGTCAGCTGTCGGACGCCGGCTTCTCGGCCGACCTCTACTGGCGCGTCCAGGACTTCCAGAAGAACATCGGCGTCGTTCCGCTGTCGGCGCTCACCGGCGAGGGCGTCCCGGATCTTCTCACCGTCCTCATGGGTCTCTCCCAGCGATTCATGAAAGAGGAGATGGCCATCGACGTCCAGGGACCGGGCGAGGGGACGGTCTTGGAGGTAAAAGACGAGCGGGGGTTCGGCGCCACCATCGACACCGTCGTCTACGACGGCGTGATCCGCAACGGCGACACCGTCGTGGTCGGCGGGCAGGACGAGCCGATCGTCACCGAGATCCGCGCGCTGCTCCGCCCGCAGCCGCTCGCGGAGATCCGCACCGAAAAGCAGTTCGAGAAGGTCGGCGAAATCGGTGCCGCGGCCGGGGTGAAGATCGCCGCGCCCGACCTCGATCGGGCGATGGCGGGCGCGCCGGTCCGGGTGGTCCGCGACCGCACCGTCGAGGACGTGATCGAGGAGGTGAAAGCCGAACTCGCGGAGATCGAGGTCGACACGGCGGAGAACGGCGTCGTCGTCAAGGCGGACACCCTCGGCTCGCTCGAGGCGATGGCGAACGCCCTCCGCGAGGCCGAGGTCCCCATCCTCCGCGCCGAGGTCGGCGACATCGCGCCTCGGGACATCGCCGTCGCGGAGACCGCGAACCAGGACGAACACAAGGCCATACTCGGGTTCAACGTCGACCTCCTACAGAACGCGGAGTCGGACTTAGAGAACGCGGACGTGAAGCTGTTCAAAAACGAGGTCATCTACCAGCTCGTCCAGGACTACGAGCGCTACGTCGAGGAGAAGCAGCGCGCGCAACAGGAGACCGTACTCGACAAGGTGGTCCGCCCCGCCCGCTTCCGCATCCTCCCCGACCACACCTTCCGCCAGAACGACCCCGCGGTCGTCGGCGTCGAGGTCATCGCCGGCACCCTCCAGAACAACCGCAACGTCGGCTGCTTCGAGGGCAACGAGTTCGATCGCGTCGGCGGGCTCTCCGGGATCCAGAAGCAGGGCGAGGACGTCGACGAGGCCCGCTCGGGCGAGCGCGTCAGCATCGCCATCGACGGGCCGACGGTCGGGCGCGACATCGAGGAGGGTGACACGCTCTGGACCGAGGTGCCGGAGAAGCACGCGAAGATCCTCGAACAGGAATTGAAAGAGGATATCACCGCCGACGAGCGCGAGGCGCTCTCGGGGTATCTCGACACGCGCCGAAAGCGGGACCCGTTCTGGGGCAAGTAG
- a CDS encoding PRC-barrel domain-containing protein: MVDILAENLSGKAVMSSDGTELGDLYNITMNLESGELNHLLVSPHEQLRPERVDFEVDEMGRLRVPVANVQAVKDYIVVAR; the protein is encoded by the coding sequence ATGGTCGACATCCTCGCGGAGAACCTCTCCGGGAAGGCGGTGATGAGCTCCGACGGCACGGAACTCGGGGACCTGTACAACATCACGATGAACCTCGAATCCGGCGAGCTGAACCACCTCCTGGTCAGCCCGCACGAACAGCTCAGGCCCGAACGCGTCGACTTCGAGGTCGACGAGATGGGCCGGCTCCGAGTGCCGGTTGCGAACGTACAGGCGGTGAAAGACTACATCGTCGTCGCCCGCTGA
- a CDS encoding NOB1 family endonuclease, with amino-acid sequence MEVLDSSAFIREYTTDDDVVSIPAVHEELTGEVALRFDAMEGSGMTVHVPAPEAVDRVRRAAKGSGDAAELSDTDIRLIATALELHATLVTDDYAMQNVAERLDLPVEAIARDGISEEREWRFQCVGCNRTFDENKERCPICGSDLTRKNPA; translated from the coding sequence ATGGAAGTCCTCGACTCGTCCGCGTTCATCCGCGAGTACACCACCGACGACGACGTCGTCTCCATCCCGGCGGTCCACGAGGAGCTCACCGGCGAAGTGGCGCTCCGCTTCGACGCGATGGAAGGCTCCGGGATGACCGTCCACGTGCCGGCGCCGGAGGCCGTCGACCGGGTCCGCCGGGCCGCGAAGGGGTCGGGCGACGCCGCGGAGCTGTCCGACACCGACATCCGGCTGATCGCGACCGCCCTGGAGCTTCACGCGACGCTCGTCACCGACGACTACGCGATGCAGAACGTCGCGGAACGGCTCGACCTCCCGGTCGAGGCCATCGCCCGCGACGGCATCTCGGAGGAGCGGGAGTGGCGCTTCCAGTGTGTCGGCTGTAACCGTACCTTCGACGAGAACAAGGAGCGGTGTCCGATCTGCGGCAGCGACCTGACGCGGAAGAATCCGGCGTGA